Proteins from a genomic interval of Danio rerio strain Tuebingen ecotype United States chromosome 4, GRCz12tu, whole genome shotgun sequence:
- the LOC141381820 gene encoding uncharacterized protein, translating into MAFIKEESEDVKIEETFTVKQEDLQELTDLIKENEGSKEEEHHVKIEEKTNLQTDVILKRRDKNRFTCTCPQCGKSLASKSKLKIHMMIHTGEKPFTCTQCGKSFNQSSSFIQHTRIHTGEKPFTCTQCGKSFNCSSHLNDHMMIHTGEKPFACTQCGKSFRQSSSLNQHTRIHTGERPFTCTQCGRSFKCSSHLNHHTMIHTGEKPFTCTQCGKSFRQSSSFNKHMRIHTGEKPFTCTQCGKSFNCSSQINEHMRIHTGKKPFTCTQCGKSFSQSSYLNRHTRIHTGEKPFTCTLCGKSFNRSSHLNKHMRIHTGEKPFTCTQCGKSFCQTSSLNKHIRIHTGE; encoded by the exons atggcgtttattaaagaggagagtgaagatgtgaagattgaagaaacattcacagtcaaacaggaagatctgcaggaactaacag acctaattaaagagaatgaggggagtaaagaggaggaacatcatgtcaaaattgaggaaaaaactaatttacagactgatgttattttgaaaaggagagacaagaatcgtttcacctgcacctgccctcagtgtggaaagagtttggcaagcaaaagcaaacttaagattcacatgatgatccacactggagagaaaccattcacatgcactcagtgtgggaagagtttcaaccaatcatcatccTTTATTCAACAcacgaggatccacactggagagaaaccattcacatgcactcagtgtgggaagagttttaactgctcatcacaccttaatgaccacatgatgatccacactggagagaaaccattcgcatgcactcagtgtggaaagagtttccgccaatcatcatcccttaatcaacacactaggatccacactggagagagaccattcacatgcactcagtgtgggaggagttttaaatgctcatcacaccttaaccACCACacgatgatccacactggagagaaaccatttacatgcactcagtgtgggaagagtttccgccAATCATCATcctttaataaacacatgaggatccacactggagagaaaccattcacatgcactcagtgtgggaagagttttaactgctcatcacaaattaatgaacacatgaggatccacactggaaagaaaccattcacatgcactcagtgtgggaaaagtttcagtCAGTCATCATACCTAAATAGACACacaaggatccacactggagagaagccattCACATGTACActgtgtgggaaaagttttaaccgctcatcacaccttaataaacacatgaggatccacactggagagaaaccattcacatgcactcagtgtgggaagagtttctgccaaacatcatcccttaataaacacataaggatccacactggagagtaa
- the LOC137491216 gene encoding uncharacterized protein, protein MAFIKEESEDVKIEETFTVKQEDQQEQTDLIEENEGSKEEENHVKIEKKTRLQTDDILKKRDENRFTCTQCGRNLGRKDNLKIHMMIHTGEKPFTCTQCGKSFNRSSSLNHHMMIHAREKPFTCTQCGKSFSHSLFLKHHMMIRTGEKPFTCTQCGKSFSQSSSLNRHMRIHTGEKPFTCTRCGKSFSHSSNFNRHMRIHTGEKPFTCTQCGKSFSQSSSLNKHMRIHTGEKPFTCTQCGKSFSQSSNLNLHMMIHTGEKPFTCTQCGKSFSCSSYLNHHMRIHTGEKLFSCTQCGKSFSRSLSLKEHMRIHTGEKPFTCTQCGKSFSKSSSLNHHMWTHTGEKPFTCTQCGKSFSESSNFNRHMRIHTGEKPFTCT, encoded by the exons atggcatttattaaagaggagagtgaagatgtgaagattgaagaaacattcacagtcaaacaggaagatcagcaggaacaaacag atctaattgaagagaatgaggggagtaaagaggaggaaaatcatgtcaaaattgagaaaaaaactcgtttacagactgatgatattttgaaaaaaagagacgaaaatcgtttcacctgcactcaatgTGGAAGGAATTTGGGAAGAAAAGacaatcttaagattcacatgatgatccacactggagagaaaccatttacatgcactcagtgtgggaagagtttcaaccgatcatcatcccttaatcaccacatgatgatccacgctcgagagaaaccattcacctgcactcagtgtgggaagagtttcagccactcattatttcttaaacacCACATGATGATCCgaactggagagaaaccattcacctgcactcagtgtgggaagagtttcagccaatcatcatcccttaatcgccacatgaggatccacactggagagaaacctttcacatgcactcggtgtgggaaaagtttcagcCATTCATCAAACTTTaaccgacacatgaggatccacactggagagaaaccattcacatgcactcagtgtgggaagagtttcagccaatcatcatcccttaataaacacatgaggatccacactggagagaaacctttcacatgcactcagtgtgggaagagtttcagccaatcatcaaaccttaatctacacatgatgatccacactggagagaaaccattcacgtgcactcagtgtgggaagagtttcagttgCTCATCttaccttaatcaccacatgaggatccacactggagagaaactattctcatgcactcagtgtgggaagagtttcagtcgCTCATTATCTCTTAaagaacacatgaggatccacactggagagaaacccttcacatgcactcagtgtgggaagagtttcagcaaatcatcatcccttaatcaccacatgtggacccacactggagagaaaccattcacatgcactcagtgtgggaagagtttcagcgaatcatcaaactttaaccgacacatgaggatccacactggagagaaaccattcacttgcacctAA